AGTACGAATAGTAGCAACTAATGCATGATGTTCATAATCCCAAAAAGTCAGAGGAATATCTGCATGTTTGCGTAACCATGAATTAGCACCATCAGCTCCGACAACTAATCTTGCCGTCAACATTTCACCATCATTAAGGGTAATAAATGCATCATTTTCACCCCAAACAACACGTTCAATTTGTGTCGATGAATAGAAGGTTATATCACTGTGGCTTTCACATTTTTGCCAAAGCACTTCTCGAATGAGGTTATTTTCGATAATAGAGCCTAAATGGCTGAACCCTTCTTTTTGTGCCGAAAATTCAATACGGCCAAAACTATCTTGATCCCAGACTTCCATACCTTGGTAAGGCGTTGATCGTAAAGCATTTAAGTTTTCCCAAATACCTAATTTTTTCAGCAACATTTCACTGGCAGTATTAATAGCGGATACCCGTAATGAAAAATCATCTTGCGGGTGAAAATGTTTTGTTACTGGGTGATTTTCTATTATCGCTATACGTAATCCACACCCGTGTAATCCGCTGGCTAATGCAAGCCCAACCATTCCACCACCAGCAATAACAACATCAAATGATTTCATAATAAAATATCCTAAAAAGCGTTTTTTTTAGAGCGCGCTGTTCTTTTCTGCTCATTTTTACAAAAAAAAAAATTTATAAAGCAAACTATTTACTATTTTAGGGATTGATTGATATTAACAATGACCTCTTAAAATAAAAATAGACGTTAAAAACAGCCCTATAGATTCGGATGAAAATTGACCATTAAAGATCAACACGCTCTAGTCTGTCCAGCCCAGTGTTTGATGCGCCAATCTATCTCTCATCATTGGGAGCAACTCCATCGTCATTAACCCTAAGTTGCGAGAAACAACCAGTGGCACACAACGATTTGCAAACACTTTCACCAACCCATCAGTAATAGAGATTGTTTTTTCTCTATCTTGTTGGCGAAGTTGTTGATATTGAGAGAGCACTCGGTAACTACCAATATCAGTATTAGTATTAATCGCTTGAGTGAGCGTATTGGCGAGTGCCATAACATCACGTAAACCAAGATTAAAGCCTTGTCCTGCAATAGGATGGAGTGTTTGTGATGCATTACCTACTAAGGCTAAACGGTGACTAATAATTTGATTGGCTTTTTGTAACGCTAAAGGATAGCAATTTCGTTTACCAATATGCTCTATTTTTCCTAAACGCCAGCCAAAGTCACGTTGTAAATGTGCGATAGTTGTTTCATCATCCCACTGTGAAATATCATCCCATTTTTCAATCGGATGACACCACACTAATGAACTACGCCCTTCACTCATCGGTAACATGGCTAATGGGCCAAATTCAGTAAAACGCTCAAAAGCTTTTCCCTCTGGGTTTATTTCTGTTTTGACATTAGCAATTACGGCGACTTGATGATAAGGCTCACGTTGCCATTGAATATGGCATTGGTGGCCTATCGGCGAGTTTGTACCATCTGCTGCAATCAGTAAATCACCTGTTAATTGCGTACCATTATCAAGCGTTACTTCAACGCAATCTATATTACGCTGAACTTGTTCAACTGTAGCTGGGCAATGAAGCGTGATATTAGATTGCTTTTTTAGCTTGGCAAAAAGTTGTCGCCCTGCGTCATGCAACTCAATCACATAACCCAGTGCGGATATATCATAGTCTTGTGCATGAATATTAACAAAACCACAATGGCCTTTATCTGAGACATGAACGTGATTAATGGGGGTAACAAAAGGTTTTAATATTGACCAAAGCCCAATTTGTGATAACCGCTTTGCTGTTCCATGGGCTAATGCAATCGCTCTAGCATCAAATCCAGGGTGCCCATTATCAGGCTCTCTTGCTTCAATTAACGAAATTGAAATATTGCCTTTGTTTAATGCAGAAAGTGCTAGTGCTAATGTTGCACCCGCCATTCCACCACCCACAATAATCACATTCATACTGATCTTAGCCTTAAATTTTTCCTGCCATCAGAGCTTCAATTTCATCCGGATCTTTAACGACAGAAGCCGTTAAGTTCTCATTGCCAGTTTCAGTGATAACAATATCATCTTCAATACGAATACCAATACCGCGATACTCTTGTGGTACATCGGCATCTGGCGCGATATATAACCCCGGCTCGATAGTCAGTACCATGCCTGGTTCTAAAATACGATCACGATCTGTGCCATAATGACCCACATCATGAACATCAAGGCCTAACCAATGGCTTAGGCTATGCATAAAGAAACGCTGATAGGCTTTTGTTTCAATAAGATGTTCGATTTCACCGTGCATAATGCCCAGTTTAACCAATCCTTCGACCATGATATACACGACATGCTCAGTGACTTCTTTGATGCTTGTACCAGGTTTGTACAATTCTAAAGACACATTGATGGATTTTAAGACAATGTCATAAATCTCACGTTGTTGACGGCTAAACTTACCATTAACAGGAAAAGTGCGGGTGATATCACCTGCATAACCTTCATATTCACAGCCTGCATCAATAAGTACTAAATCCCCATCACGCATTTTGGTTTCATTTTCGGTATAGTGAAGAATACAACCATTTTCACCACTACCTACAATACTGTTATATGAAGGGAAGCGAGCACCATGAGAAACAAACTCATGTTCTATTTCACCTTGAAGCTGATATTCATACATACCCGGCTGACATTTTTGCATCGCTCGAGTATGTGCTAACGCTGTAATTTTTCCTGCCTTACGCAGTAATTCAAGTTCAAAGTCAGATTTAAATAAACGCAGCTCATGAACGATAGGACGCCAATCAATAATAGCTTGAGGTGCTTTTAAATTCCGGCGAGAGCCTTTTCTTAAGGTTTCTAATGCATTAAAAACGATTTCATCAGCAAATGCATATTCACCTTGAGCATGATAAACAACATCTAATCCGTTTAATAATTGGTAAAGTTGCTCACCAACATCTTCATAAGGAAGTGCCTTATCAACACCTAACTTTTCAGGTGCTGCTTCTTGTCCAAGGCGACGACCAAACCAGATTTCAGCCGTTAAATCTCTTACGCGATTAAAGAGCACACTATGGTTATGTGTTTCATCACTCTTAATCAGCACAAGGATAGCCTCAGGCTCGCTAAAACCAGTTAGATAAAGGAAATCACTATGCTGGCGATAAGGATACTCACTATCCGCATTACGTTGCGCTGGTGGTGCGGCAAAAAAGATAGCTGCACTCGCAGGCTTCATTTGAGCTAATAATGCCTGACGACGGGATAAAAATTCTTGCTTATTCATACCCACTCCTGTCTTTCGTTTATCTTTATGATTATCTAATGAATGATAAAACTAATGTAGTATACGTTGCTCATTCTGTTCACTATTTTCTTTGTCTTTTGGTGCGACAAAAGTGATATAACAAAGTTGAACAGATACTTTCACATATTCGCTGACTTCTTCTAGCGCATCTTCAAGTTCTTCTTGGTTTTCATCTTCTTCATAACCTAGCGCACCAATATTACGCAAATCGGTGATAACTTCAGTCAACTCTTTATGCTCAGATAATTTAGGTTGTGCAACACCCAAACCTAAAAGAAAATGATTAACCCACCCAGCAAGGGCATCGGCTCTTAGAAAAACGGATTCGGATTCGTCAGGAACTAACATCGAGAAGTTAAATACACTGTCATCAAGTTGTTCGTAAGTAATGTGATAAAGCGCTTCGAGTGAGTCTGATAATGTTTTAGGAAAAGCTAAACCTTCATTGGTTAAATCATGCAATAAGGTTTTCCAACTACTGTCGCGCACAGCGCCACAAATAAATCCTGTAATCAATCCGTGCATTTCAGCTGCCGTTAAAGGCACAGTATGTTGCTGTAATAAAGCATCTATAGATTGATAATTTGGTAATGTGTTTTGTTTTGACATAAGAATAAACGTCGCATTTAGGGGAATAGTTCAAGATATGCTACCATCAATAGAAGTCGCTGTACCAGTTAAGCCATGTTAATCATTGGAATTTTTGTAGTAATAGCGTTTAATACAGCGTTATAACCGTATACACTACTCAACACGTAGCACAGATTTTATGTCAGGAAGGAATCATGTCCGCACAACCCGTTGAACTTCAAATTTTTGGGCGCTCATTACGTGTCAATTGCCCACCAGAACAAAAAGATGCTTTACTGGCTTCTGCTGCTGAACTTGAACAACGATTACAAGATCTCAAAGAACGCAGTGGTGTTTCCAATACAGAGCACTTAATTTTTATCGTGGCATTAAATATGAGTCATGAGTTGGCAGAAGAAAAGTTAAAAACTAGAGACTATGCCTACAACATGGAAGAGAAGATAAAAATGCTACAACAATCTATTGAACAAGCTTTACACGATCAAGGCAAGCACCATGATCGCACTTTTTCAACTGCGAAGTAGATTTGTTCAGAAAGCATGCGTACGCCACGAAATTCACAGATAATAGGTTGCTTTCTACAATTAAAATAATACAATAGTTCATAGATAAGGTGCTTAACAGCATCCACCAAATTTCTCTGAGATGTTTGCCAGTGGGCCAGTCCCCTGAGCCGATATTCGAAACACATAGAATGTGGTGATCTGTCACTTGTGAGCATACCTGATTCGTTCAGGCAGCCTAATGGTAACAACACTATGTTCACCTTGGACCATGGGTTCAAGGGTTACAGCCTACGGCGGCATCTTGGAGACCTCTACTAAAGTTTTAAATGCTAAGTATTTTATAAATACCTAACATTTAAAACTTTTTTTATGCCTCTAATTCCTTAATTCTTCAACTTCTTCGCTTTCTTACCTCTAAAGTGTGATAAATTGACTAAAATGATAATTCCAACTTAATGATCACCACTGATTGATGGATTGAAGAATGACTCAGAAGTCACTGTTTCAACAAAGAGATGAGATACGTAAAGCAATTCGCCAAAAACGACGTTTACTCACATCACAACAGCAGCAGCAAGCCGCTCATCAATTATGTGAACGCGTTCTTAGTCACCCCAAAGTTCAACATGCACACACTCTTGCCTTATTTCTCTCTTTTGATGGTGAAATTGATACATCGCCTTTGATTTCACAATTATGGAAAATGAAGAAACAGATTTGTTTGCCCGTTTTACACCCTTTTCATCGCTATCATCTTCTTTTTTTACGTTATACACCAACCACTATTTTAGTGAAAAATCGCTTTGCGATTTCAGAACCACCTTTAAATGTAAATGCAGTTATTCCTCCAGATGACATCGATATTATTTTTACACCATTAGTGGCTTTTGATGCTCAAGGCCAACGATTAGGTATGGGAGGCGGTTTTTACGATAGAACGTTAGAAAATTGGCAACAAAAATCATTTTATCCAATAGGGCTTGCTCATACTTGCCAACAAGTTGAACATCTTCCTATTGCAAATTGGGATGTTCCATTACCTGAGATCATCACCCCAGAAAAAATATGGAATTTTTAATATTCTGAACAACTCATTTTAAAACACCGAATAATATCTGTGTTTTTTTATATTTTTTATTTTAGAAAAAATTTTAAATACCTTTTTATATCCAAAATCAATCTAAAGGTATTTTTATTTAAATGAAAAATGAAAAAGATGTTCATCTTATAAAATGCATTAACATTATTATCAACCTAACTAAAAACAAAGAAATAGAAATAAAAAACAACCACACTATAAAATCTTTAGAAAAAGAATATGAATTTAAATTAAAAAAAATAAAACTATCAATTGTATTTAAAAAACAACTTAATCATAAAATTATTTTTTATGACAAAAATGAACATCTATTCATATTATTAAAGCAAAGTGATAATAATTTTCTCATTTATAATTATCAAACTCATAAAATAGAGAAAGTTAATAAAGATAAAATCATTAACATAAGTAAAAATCATGTTTATTACCTTGATTTTAAAAAACAACATCATTTTGATATCAAATGGTTTTTCCCTGTGTTTATACGATATAAAGCTATTTTTTATCGTATTTTATTCTATTCATTAATCTTACAATTATTATCTTTGGCTAGCCCTTTAGTTACACAAATTATTATGGATAAAGTAATTATACATCAAGCATTATCAACACTTGATGTATTAGTGATTGGATTAATCTTTATTGCTATTTCAGAAGGAATTTTGAAAGGCATTAGAGAATATATGTATCATCATACCGCAAATAAAATTGATATCAGCTTAAGTTTAAAAATGGCCAACCACTTATTAAAATTACCCATAAGTTACTTTAAATCTCGACAAACAGGGATCATTGTAACTCGAGTAAAAGAGTTAGATATTATTAGAGACTTTATTACCAATACATTATTAATGTTATTTATAGATTTATCTTTTATCTTTATATTTATCTTTGTTATGTCAATTTTATCCATAAAGCTAACATTCTTTTTTATGGCAACCATTCCTCTTTATTTTATTTTAGCTAAATTGCTTGCACCAAAGATAGAATTAGCCGTTCAGCAGCTTTATCAAAAAATAGCGACCAATACGGCATTTCTTACCGAAAGTTTAAGTGGCATCGAAACCATTAAAAGCCTTTCTCTGGAGCCTCGATTTGCACAACAATGGCACACACAAATTCATCAGCTTACCTATAAAAACTTAACACTTCAGAGTATAGACTCGCTCTCCCGCTTCATTGTGCTATTTATCAATAAAACAACAACGGCATTACTGCTATGGCTAGGTGCTTATGAAGTGATTTCACACTCAATGACAATTGGTCAACTGATTGCCTTTATTATGCTACTAGGATATTGCCTACAACCGTTAGCAATCGCTATTGATGTTTGGGGAAAATACATCAGAGCAAAAACAGCCATTTATAATTTACAAGATATTCTTAATCTACCTAACGAGCAAAATATCGAAGGATCAAACACCAAACTTCAAGGAGACATTACGTTTGATAACGTAAGTTTCTGTTATCAAAACAATACACCGCTTATTTTACGTAATATTTCATTACAGATAAAAAAACATGAAGTTATTGGTATTGTAGGAACTTCAGGTTCAGGGAAAAGTACCTTGGCACGCCTAATTTCGGGCCTATATACACCACAATCAGGCTGTATAAAATTTGATAATATTCCATTATTACAACTTCATTTAAAGTGTGTACGCCAACAAATTGGTTTCGTACTACAAGAAAATTTTTTATTTCACTTAACGATCTTTGACAATATTAAACTAATGCACCCACAAGCTTCTTTAGAAGAGGTTATTAATGTTGCAAAAATCGCAGGCGCACATGAGTTTATCTTAAAATTACCGTTAGGATATGACACCTTGATCACTGAAGGAGGAACCTCCTTATCAGGAGGGCAACGTCAACGTATCGCTATTGCTAGAGCTTTATTAACATCACCTAAAATTTTGATCTTTGATGAAGCCACCAGCGCTTTAGATGATGATTCTCAAGCAATTATTCAAAACAACCTTCCACTTATCACAAAAAATAAAACCGTAATTATCATTGCTCATCGCCTGTCAACAATACGAGATTGTCATCGTATTATTGTGTTAAGTAAGGGGCAAATTGTGGAGGAAGGGAAACACGAAGCTTTAATTAAAAATAACGGTGATTACAAAAAACTTTGGCAAATTCAACAAGGATGTTGAGCATGAAACTAAATATAAAACACTTATTATTGACTGCCTTTCGACTTAATAAAAAACCGCTCCACTATGATTTTTATCCTAATCATATAGCTCTTATAGAAAAACCATTAACTCCTTATAGCCGTTACATTGCTTCTACCATTTCACTCAGTATTTTGGCTTTTATTTTGTGGGTTTATTTTGGAAAGTTAGATGTGCAATCCCCTGCAACAGGTAAGCTTGTAGTTACTGGTCGCTCCCAAATAATTCAAATACATGAACCTAGCCGATTGGCTATTCTTCATGTAAAAGATGGGCAAAAAGTTAATCAAGGTGATGCTTTATTGACACTTGATATATTGGGTGTTGATGAAGAAATTAAAGGAATAAGAAAAAAAAGGGATGATCTACTATTACTTAAAATTCGCTATCAAGCCTTGAGCCAAGAAGTATCACCTAAAAATCTTTATCATTTTAATAAATTAGATAATAAAATAAAAAAATCAATCTTGTCAGGTTATCAGAAAGAAAAAGATGAATTCGATAGCAACATAAATGTATTAGAAACCGAAATTGAAGTAAATAATAAAAATCAAACACTAACTTATAATGATCTATTGTCTTTAAAAAAGATACAAAACAATATAAAGCAACGATTTATTATTAAAGAAGATCTTTATAATAAAAAAATAATTAGCAAAATGGAATATCTTGAAAGCGAAAAAGAGCTATTAGAAATAAATCGTTCAATAATAATAAAAAATTCAGAATTTCATATTATTAAAAACCAAGAAAAACAATTATATGAAAATTTAAACCAATTAGAAAAACAAAAAAAATTAGAATGGCATGATAAATATAAAAAATATGAGAGCGAGTTATTAATTTATACTCAAAATTTTAATCACCTCCAAAAGCGACAGAAACTCAAAACCGTACGTTCACCCATCACAGGAACAGTACAACAAATTTCTATTTATACACTCGGCAGTGTGTTACAACCTTCACAAAGTGTCATGACGATAGTTCCCGAACATCAAGAGAATTTTGCAGAGATTAATCTTCTCAATAGAGATATCGGTTTTATTCACATAGGGCAAAAAGCAATGATAAAAATAGATGCCTTTCCTTATACTCGTTACGGCACAATGGAAGGTGAAATTATTAATATCGCTAAAGATTCTGTTCAACATGAACAATTAGGTTTAGTTTACCCCGCTACAATTAAATTAAATAAACAAACTATTGAAAAGAATAATCAGTACTATCAGCTTACCCCAGGAATGTCTTTAGTCGCCGAGATAATTACGGATAAACGCCGTGTTATTGATTATGTTTTAAGCCCAATAGAAGTTTATCGACATAACGCACTGACTGAAAAATAAGATCGGGTATTTAATATCATGAAATATATAAATAATATTATAAAAATGAAAAAATACAATTACTCTATTATTGATGGATTAATTTATTTTTCTAAAAAAAACAATGGAAATATAAAAAGTGAGAATGTTTTTCACTTTCTTGGAAAGGATAATTCACTTAATAAATGGAATGTTCTAGAAGCTGCTCAATTACTTAATTTAAAATGTAAATTAGATATTCTTGATTATGAGGATAAAAAACATCACCTTATTGATACTCTTGTTGAAATAAACAATAAATGGTATGTTTTAAAAGAAAAAAGAGAAGGATTTTTAATAATATTTGATATTAAAAGAAATATTATCATAGAATATAAAATAGATAAAAAACAAAAATTAAGTACAGTATTCATAATCAATAAACAACACACATCATTGCGTAATAAATTTAATATTAACTGGTTTATTTCTACTATTTTAAAACAAAAAAAATCACTCTTACTGGTTTTTATTTTATCAAGTTGTAGTCAACTCTTCGCATTAGTGAATCCTTTAATTTTTGAGACATTAATTGATAAGGTATTAACTGGAAGAAATTTATCAAACTTACATCTATTAGGTTATTTATTACTCTTAATCGCAATCACTGAACCTGTTTATCTTTTTCTACGAGACAAATTGTATACATTTATTTCTTGCCAATTTAGTGCTGATTTTTCAGGCAAAATTTATCAACATCTTATTCGCTTACCGAGTTCCTTTTTTAACCAGAGACAATCAGGCCAAATAATTGCACGTATTCAAGAGCTTTCACATATTCGTCAATTTATTACTGGTTCCGCATTAATGTTAGTGCTCGACCTAATTTTTATTATTATATTTATTTCTGTGATGTTTACTTATTCCGCACCACTAACTTGGGTAACATTAGGTGCATTAATTCTTTATTTTACACTTTGGCTGATCCTTGGCCCTATTATTCGTTATTGGGTGGAGCAGGAATATCAAGCTAATGCTGATAATACCAGTTTATTAACCGAAACAATTACTGGTATAGAAACCATCAAAATTACAGCAACAGAAAATCTTTTTATCGACAAATGGCAATATAAAATTGCCGATCATATTAACAAACGATTTTCAGCAACTAAAAAAAATTTATTAGCTCAACAGCTTATATTTATCATTCATAAAATTACAACAGCGATTATTTTGTGGCAAGGTGTTAATTTAATTATTAATGCACAAATGACAGTAGGTGAACTTATTGCATTTAATCTCTTTACTGCGCATATCACACAACCTATTTTACGTTTAGCGCAATGCTGGCAAGATTTTCAACAAGCTACGATTTCTCTTCGTCGTATTGGTGAGATTTTAAATACACCGACAGAACACCAATATAATGGGTTAGTAACAGTACCCCAAATCATAGGTCGTATTGATTTTTCAAATGTTTATTTTCGTTATACCGATCATACGCCAGATGTTATTGAATCGCTCTCGTTCTCTATTCCTGCTGGCCAATTTATTGGTATTACAGGTCGCTCTGGCTCAGGAAAAAGTACCGTTACACGTTTAATTCAACGTCTCTATACTCCTCAACAAGGACAAATTTATATTGATGGCATGGATTTAGCTATCGCCGATCCTCTCTCATTACGCCAAAGTATTAGCATTGTTCTACAAGAAAGTTTTTTATTTAGTGGTTCTATTGTCGAAAATATTCGTTTATCAAAACCCAATGCAAGTAA
This portion of the Proteus vulgaris genome encodes:
- the zapA gene encoding cell division protein ZapA; translated protein: MSAQPVELQIFGRSLRVNCPPEQKDALLASAAELEQRLQDLKERSGVSNTEHLIFIVALNMSHELAEEKLKTRDYAYNMEEKIKMLQQSIEQALHDQGKHHDRTFSTAK
- a CDS encoding HlyD family type I secretion periplasmic adaptor subunit, translated to MKLNIKHLLLTAFRLNKKPLHYDFYPNHIALIEKPLTPYSRYIASTISLSILAFILWVYFGKLDVQSPATGKLVVTGRSQIIQIHEPSRLAILHVKDGQKVNQGDALLTLDILGVDEEIKGIRKKRDDLLLLKIRYQALSQEVSPKNLYHFNKLDNKIKKSILSGYQKEKDEFDSNINVLETEIEVNNKNQTLTYNDLLSLKKIQNNIKQRFIIKEDLYNKKIISKMEYLESEKELLEINRSIIIKNSEFHIIKNQEKQLYENLNQLEKQKKLEWHDKYKKYESELLIYTQNFNHLQKRQKLKTVRSPITGTVQQISIYTLGSVLQPSQSVMTIVPEHQENFAEINLLNRDIGFIHIGQKAMIKIDAFPYTRYGTMEGEIINIAKDSVQHEQLGLVYPATIKLNKQTIEKNNQYYQLTPGMSLVAEIITDKRRVIDYVLSPIEVYRHNALTEK
- a CDS encoding type I secretion system permease/ATPase is translated as MKKYNYSIIDGLIYFSKKNNGNIKSENVFHFLGKDNSLNKWNVLEAAQLLNLKCKLDILDYEDKKHHLIDTLVEINNKWYVLKEKREGFLIIFDIKRNIIIEYKIDKKQKLSTVFIINKQHTSLRNKFNINWFISTILKQKKSLLLVFILSSCSQLFALVNPLIFETLIDKVLTGRNLSNLHLLGYLLLLIAITEPVYLFLRDKLYTFISCQFSADFSGKIYQHLIRLPSSFFNQRQSGQIIARIQELSHIRQFITGSALMLVLDLIFIIIFISVMFTYSAPLTWVTLGALILYFTLWLILGPIIRYWVEQEYQANADNTSLLTETITGIETIKITATENLFIDKWQYKIADHINKRFSATKKNLLAQQLIFIIHKITTAIILWQGVNLIINAQMTVGELIAFNLFTAHITQPILRLAQCWQDFQQATISLRRIGEILNTPTEHQYNGLVTVPQIIGRIDFSNVYFRYTDHTPDVIESLSFSIPAGQFIGITGRSGSGKSTVTRLIQRLYTPQQGQIYIDGMDLAIADPLSLRQSISIVLQESFLFSGSIVENIRLSKPNASKKELIEACQLAGALEFIEQLPLGFNTQVGERGTNLSGGQRQRIALARALLTNPRILILDEATSALDYISEAQVLASLPQICKNRTVISIAHRLNTLVYTDYIYVIDKGRILEEGTHSDLLENRALYYQLWKQQVQ
- the pepP gene encoding Xaa-Pro aminopeptidase — protein: MNKQEFLSRRQALLAQMKPASAAIFFAAPPAQRNADSEYPYRQHSDFLYLTGFSEPEAILVLIKSDETHNHSVLFNRVRDLTAEIWFGRRLGQEAAPEKLGVDKALPYEDVGEQLYQLLNGLDVVYHAQGEYAFADEIVFNALETLRKGSRRNLKAPQAIIDWRPIVHELRLFKSDFELELLRKAGKITALAHTRAMQKCQPGMYEYQLQGEIEHEFVSHGARFPSYNSIVGSGENGCILHYTENETKMRDGDLVLIDAGCEYEGYAGDITRTFPVNGKFSRQQREIYDIVLKSINVSLELYKPGTSIKEVTEHVVYIMVEGLVKLGIMHGEIEHLIETKAYQRFFMHSLSHWLGLDVHDVGHYGTDRDRILEPGMVLTIEPGLYIAPDADVPQEYRGIGIRIEDDIVITETGNENLTASVVKDPDEIEALMAGKI
- the ubiH gene encoding 2-octaprenyl-6-methoxyphenyl hydroxylase, whose protein sequence is MNVIIVGGGMAGATLALALSALNKGNISISLIEAREPDNGHPGFDARAIALAHGTAKRLSQIGLWSILKPFVTPINHVHVSDKGHCGFVNIHAQDYDISALGYVIELHDAGRQLFAKLKKQSNITLHCPATVEQVQRNIDCVEVTLDNGTQLTGDLLIAADGTNSPIGHQCHIQWQREPYHQVAVIANVKTEINPEGKAFERFTEFGPLAMLPMSEGRSSLVWCHPIEKWDDISQWDDETTIAHLQRDFGWRLGKIEHIGKRNCYPLALQKANQIISHRLALVGNASQTLHPIAGQGFNLGLRDVMALANTLTQAINTNTDIGSYRVLSQYQQLRQQDREKTISITDGLVKVFANRCVPLVVSRNLGLMTMELLPMMRDRLAHQTLGWTD
- a CDS encoding peptidase domain-containing ABC transporter, whose product is MKNEKDVHLIKCINIIINLTKNKEIEIKNNHTIKSLEKEYEFKLKKIKLSIVFKKQLNHKIIFYDKNEHLFILLKQSDNNFLIYNYQTHKIEKVNKDKIINISKNHVYYLDFKKQHHFDIKWFFPVFIRYKAIFYRILFYSLILQLLSLASPLVTQIIMDKVIIHQALSTLDVLVIGLIFIAISEGILKGIREYMYHHTANKIDISLSLKMANHLLKLPISYFKSRQTGIIVTRVKELDIIRDFITNTLLMLFIDLSFIFIFIFVMSILSIKLTFFFMATIPLYFILAKLLAPKIELAVQQLYQKIATNTAFLTESLSGIETIKSLSLEPRFAQQWHTQIHQLTYKNLTLQSIDSLSRFIVLFINKTTTALLLWLGAYEVISHSMTIGQLIAFIMLLGYCLQPLAIAIDVWGKYIRAKTAIYNLQDILNLPNEQNIEGSNTKLQGDITFDNVSFCYQNNTPLILRNISLQIKKHEVIGIVGTSGSGKSTLARLISGLYTPQSGCIKFDNIPLLQLHLKCVRQQIGFVLQENFLFHLTIFDNIKLMHPQASLEEVINVAKIAGAHEFILKLPLGYDTLITEGGTSLSGGQRQRIAIARALLTSPKILIFDEATSALDDDSQAIIQNNLPLITKNKTVIIIAHRLSTIRDCHRIIVLSKGQIVEEGKHEALIKNNGDYKKLWQIQQGC
- a CDS encoding YecA family protein, giving the protein MSKQNTLPNYQSIDALLQQHTVPLTAAEMHGLITGFICGAVRDSSWKTLLHDLTNEGLAFPKTLSDSLEALYHITYEQLDDSVFNFSMLVPDESESVFLRADALAGWVNHFLLGLGVAQPKLSEHKELTEVITDLRNIGALGYEEDENQEELEDALEEVSEYVKVSVQLCYITFVAPKDKENSEQNEQRILH
- a CDS encoding 5-formyltetrahydrofolate cyclo-ligase; its protein translation is MTQKSLFQQRDEIRKAIRQKRRLLTSQQQQQAAHQLCERVLSHPKVQHAHTLALFLSFDGEIDTSPLISQLWKMKKQICLPVLHPFHRYHLLFLRYTPTTILVKNRFAISEPPLNVNAVIPPDDIDIIFTPLVAFDAQGQRLGMGGGFYDRTLENWQQKSFYPIGLAHTCQQVEHLPIANWDVPLPEIITPEKIWNF